In Streptomyces sp. DG2A-72, one genomic interval encodes:
- a CDS encoding DedA family protein, translating to MTTPMHLSSQLAVNVLDAQSLLSAFGVLGVGVVLFAETGLLIGFFLPGDSLLFTAGLLCTGTADRGLKLSLAPLLVVAAVGALAGSQCGYLLGRKAGGALLARSGSARLHEGARRAEEMLERYGYGKAIVLARFVPVVRTVLNPMAGALGVPVRTFTVWQVTGGLVWSLGLTLAGYALGSSVPNVDRYLLPMVAVIVALSLIPLACEVYRSRRDAKAKEARG from the coding sequence ATGACCACACCCATGCACCTATCGTCGCAGCTCGCTGTCAACGTGCTGGACGCCCAGTCACTGCTGTCCGCTTTCGGCGTGCTCGGCGTGGGCGTGGTGCTGTTCGCCGAGACGGGCCTGCTGATCGGTTTCTTCCTCCCGGGCGACTCGCTGCTGTTCACGGCCGGCCTGCTGTGCACCGGCACCGCCGACCGCGGCCTGAAACTGTCCCTCGCCCCGCTGCTGGTGGTCGCTGCGGTGGGGGCGCTGGCGGGCTCGCAGTGCGGATATCTCCTCGGCCGGAAGGCGGGCGGCGCGCTGCTCGCCCGCAGCGGATCGGCCCGGTTGCACGAGGGAGCCAGACGCGCGGAGGAAATGCTGGAGCGCTACGGGTATGGGAAGGCGATCGTGCTGGCCCGCTTCGTCCCGGTCGTACGCACGGTGCTGAACCCGATGGCGGGTGCGCTGGGCGTGCCGGTGCGGACGTTCACCGTCTGGCAGGTGACGGGCGGACTGGTGTGGAGCCTGGGGCTCACGCTGGCGGGATACGCGCTGGGCTCCTCCGTACCGAACGTGGACCGCTATCTGCTGCCGATGGTCGCGGTGATCGTGGCCCTGTCGCTGATTCCGCTCGCCTGTGAGGTGTACCGCTCGCGCCGGGACGCGAAGGCGAAGGAGGCACGCGGATGA
- a CDS encoding BlaI/MecI/CopY family transcriptional regulator: MTDAKDERRPAGELEAAVMAALWAAGVPLTAGRVQTELGSELARTTVTTILTRLHEKGVVGRERQGRGYAYFPVQDAPGLTARRMHTELDRDTDRETVLARFVAQLSPDDEQLLRQLLEGEER; the protein is encoded by the coding sequence ATGACCGACGCGAAGGACGAGAGACGGCCGGCGGGCGAGCTCGAAGCTGCCGTCATGGCCGCCCTGTGGGCCGCCGGGGTCCCGCTCACCGCGGGCCGGGTGCAGACCGAACTCGGCTCGGAACTGGCCCGGACGACGGTGACGACGATCCTGACCCGTCTGCACGAGAAGGGTGTCGTCGGCCGTGAGCGGCAGGGGCGTGGCTACGCCTACTTCCCCGTGCAGGACGCTCCCGGCCTGACCGCCCGGCGCATGCACACCGAACTCGACCGGGACACCGACCGGGAGACGGTGCTGGCGCGCTTCGTCGCCCAGCTCAGCCCCGACGATGAGCAGCTCCTGCGCCAGCTGCTGGAGGGTGAGGAGCGATGA
- a CDS encoding M48 family metalloprotease has product MTALLLVPLILPFLAPALARRTLGCLAPVTALWVLTTSALALAGACMAALGALVLIGLLKLPAFAALGELVHPLRTPSDFLVVPAATAAIGVLTLSAWTLARSALRQARLFRTARTQADRRPAAGDLCVVDSPHPDAYALPGRPHRIVVTSAMLRSLGPAEREALFAHERAHNQAGHHYFLAAAELAAHCHPALRTVRATIRLAAERAADEAAAVTLGDRRLIATAIARAALAGQASRSTRPDFAPAATTGPVPQRVAALLTPSERRSRATRCTALLLAACALLSVCAGATGALAFHHQVEVAQGEESH; this is encoded by the coding sequence ATGACCGCTCTGCTACTGGTACCGCTGATCCTCCCCTTCCTCGCCCCGGCGCTGGCCCGCCGCACTCTCGGTTGCCTGGCTCCTGTCACCGCACTGTGGGTCCTCACGACCAGTGCTCTGGCCCTGGCAGGCGCCTGCATGGCCGCTCTCGGCGCCCTGGTCCTGATCGGACTGCTCAAACTCCCCGCCTTCGCCGCACTCGGCGAACTCGTCCACCCCCTGCGCACGCCGTCTGACTTCCTCGTCGTCCCCGCGGCCACGGCGGCCATCGGAGTGCTCACCCTCAGCGCCTGGACCCTCGCACGCTCGGCCCTCCGCCAGGCCCGCCTGTTTCGCACCGCTCGCACGCAGGCCGACCGCCGCCCCGCCGCCGGAGACCTGTGTGTCGTCGACTCGCCCCACCCGGACGCGTACGCCCTGCCGGGACGGCCCCACCGCATCGTCGTCACCAGCGCGATGCTGCGCAGCCTCGGCCCCGCTGAACGCGAAGCCCTCTTCGCCCACGAACGAGCTCACAACCAGGCCGGTCACCACTACTTCCTGGCCGCCGCCGAACTCGCCGCCCACTGCCACCCCGCACTGCGCACCGTCCGGGCCACCATCCGGCTCGCCGCCGAGCGGGCGGCCGACGAGGCCGCAGCCGTCACTCTCGGCGACCGGCGCCTGATCGCCACAGCCATCGCCCGCGCCGCCCTCGCCGGCCAAGCCTCCCGCTCCACCCGCCCCGACTTCGCACCCGCGGCGACGACCGGTCCCGTTCCCCAACGCGTCGCCGCCCTCCTCACGCCTTCCGAGCGGCGCTCGCGCGCCACGCGCTGTACTGCTCTTCTCCTCGCTGCCTGTGCGCTCCTGTCGGTCTGCGCCGGGGCAACCGGCGCGCTCGCCTTCCATCACCAGGTCGAAGTTGCCCAGGGAGAGGAGAGCCACTGA
- a CDS encoding response regulator transcription factor produces MRTPAPPPHRADRHRTPERDRDRVRVLVIEDDDTIGRHLETGLTSGGYAPTWSRTGTGALAEAERTAYDVVLLDLGLPDADGLDLARRLRARFPELLIVVLTARSEEIDVIAGLDAGADDYLVKPFSLTVLLARLRAHLRRRPTASPQEEPLRLGDLTVDTAARRCLLRDRELTLRPKEFELLAALARQADSAVSRETLMAQVWDENWFGPTKTLDVTMASLRRRLAEAEAAATAPVRVPRIITLRGHGYRLET; encoded by the coding sequence ATGCGCACTCCCGCTCCCCCGCCACACCGCGCGGACCGCCACCGCACTCCCGAGCGTGACCGCGACCGTGTCCGCGTGCTCGTCATCGAGGACGACGACACCATCGGGCGCCACCTGGAGACCGGACTGACCAGCGGCGGCTACGCCCCGACCTGGTCCAGAACAGGGACCGGCGCGCTGGCCGAGGCCGAGCGGACGGCGTACGACGTCGTCCTGCTCGACCTCGGCCTGCCCGACGCCGACGGCCTCGACCTCGCCCGCCGGCTGCGCGCCCGCTTCCCCGAGCTGCTGATCGTCGTCCTCACCGCGCGCAGCGAGGAGATCGACGTGATCGCCGGTCTCGACGCGGGCGCCGACGACTACCTGGTCAAACCCTTCAGCCTCACCGTCCTGCTGGCCCGCCTGCGCGCCCATCTGCGCCGCCGCCCGACCGCCTCGCCCCAGGAGGAACCCCTCCGCCTCGGCGACCTGACCGTCGACACCGCCGCCCGCCGCTGCCTGCTGCGCGACCGTGAACTGACCCTGCGCCCCAAGGAGTTCGAACTCCTCGCGGCGCTCGCCCGGCAGGCGGACAGCGCGGTGAGCCGCGAGACCCTGATGGCCCAGGTGTGGGACGAGAACTGGTTCGGGCCCACCAAGACACTGGACGTCACCATGGCCTCCCTGCGCCGCCGCCTCGCCGAGGCCGAAGCCGCCGCGACGGCGCCCGTACGCGTCCCCCGGATCATCACCCTGCGCGGCCACGGATACCGCCTGGAGACGTGA